DNA from bacterium:
GAAAAAGCTCATAGAAGAGGTTCAGGAGGACCCCAGGATCAATGTTTACCTGAACACGCAGGTGACGGGAGTAGAAGGATTCATGGGGAATTTCACTTCCACCCTGAGGGTTGGAGGAAACGGCTCTGGAGAAGCAGTTGAAGTGCGCCATGGGGCAGTTGTCATAGCCACGGGTGCAAGGGAATCCAAGCCCACTGAGTACATGTATGGTGAGGATCCTCGGGTCCTGACAGCTCAGGAGTTCGACAGGCTTTGGGCCCAGGGGGATCCCAGGGTAAAAAAGGCCAAGAGCATAGCTTTTATCCAGTGTGTGGGCTCCAGGGAGCCCCACAGACCCTATTGCAGCAAGGTTTGCTGCACCCATACTTGCCAAAGTGCAGTAAGGCTAAAACAAGAGGATCCAGAGCGGGATGTAATGGTTTTTTATAGGGACGTGCGTACCTATGGATTCAACGAGGATCATTACAAGGCCGCAAGAGAGCAAGGTGTGCTCTTTTTCCGTTTTGATGTGGAGAATAAACCCAAGGTGGTGAGGACTTCTTCTGGAGCCTTGGAGCTCAAAGGAATGGACCATGTACTGGGGCTTCCTGTGAGCCTGGAGCCAGATCTTGTGATTCTGGCTGCAGCCATAGAACCCAATGAAAACCAAGGACTGGCACAGCTTTACAAGGTGCCCCTCAATGACGACGGATTTTTCTTGGAAGCCCACATGAAGCTCAGACCCGTGGATTTTGCCACAGACGGGGTATTTCTGGCAGGATTGGCCCATTATCCAAAGCCTCTGGATGAGTCCATAGCCCAAGCCAAGGCAGCAGCAGCCCGGGCAGTGACCGTACTGGCCACCCAGAAGATGCAGGTGGGCGGAAAGGTGGCCTATGCTGATCCCAAGAAGTGCACGGGATGCGGGGTTTGCGAATTGGTGTGTGCTTACAAGGCCGTGAGCCTCAAACCAGATACCCTCAGCTCTGAGGTGAATGAGGCCCTTTGCAAGGGCTGCGGCACCTGCGTTTCCTCCTGCAGATCAGGGGCGCTTTCTCTGAAGGGCTTCAACGACCCCCAGATATTCGCCATGATAGACGCACTCAGTGCTTGAGGATACGAAGAGAGGAGGCTCTGAGAGCTTTTCCCCGGGAGGATATTCGTCATGCAACAGGCAATGCAACAAAGTGACACATGGGAGCCCAAGATCCTGGCGTTTCTATGCAACTGGTGCAGCTATGCAGGGGCAGACCTGGCTGGAGTGAGTCGACTGCAGTATCCACCCAACATCAGAGTCATCCGGATACCCTGCTCTGGGCGCATGAATCCGGCCTTCATAGTTGCAGCTCTTAGAAACGGGGTTGACGGAGTGCTGGTTTCAGGTTGCCATCCGGGAGACTGCCATTACCTGAGTGGTAACTACTTTGCCAGGCGGAAATTCACGGTTTTCAAGAGCCTACTTGAGTACATGGGTGTTGAGGAAGGCAGGGTGCACTTCTCTTGGGTTTCGGCTGCAGAGGGGGAAAAATTCTCTCAAGTTGTAAGGGAAGTAACTGAGAAGGTCAAGGCTTTGGGGCCAGCAAGGAATTACGTGCGAGAGAAGATCGAGGTGTGCTAAAGATGGAGAAAATAGCTGAGCAGATCCGATCAGAGGCGAGCCGGCTGCTGGAAAAGGGTGAGGTGGAGTTGGTGGTAGGTTTCCGCAAGGGAAGCATCCCCATGGTTAGCCGCCCCTGGCTGGCCCGAACCCCCCAGGAGGCCAAGGAGCTTCACTGGGACGGCTTTTGTAACCTCAACTTGGCCAACTACTTGACCAAGAGGAAAGAAAAGGTGGCAGTGGTGGCCAAAGGGTGTGATTCTCGGTCATTGGTGCTCCACATGCAGGAGCATCAAATAACCAGAGACCAGGTGGTGATCCTGGGAGTTCCATGTCAGGGAATGCTGGACCGCAGGAAGCTGCAAGAGGCCGTGGGGCTGGATAGGGAGATCTTGGAGGTGGAAGAGGCCGACGGTTTGGTGCATCTTCGGGGCAGAGATCTGCAAGAGAGCCTTCCCAGGCAGGAGGCCCTGCAGCAGTGTTGTTCCATCTGCGAGCATCGAAATCCTGTGCTAAAAGACCTGGTTTTGGCTGAGGAGCTAAAGGAGCAGAAGGCCGAACGGTTCAGGGACATACTGGAGATGGAGAGGAAGTCAGCCCAGGAACGCTGGGAGGCCTTTAGGCAGGTGCTGAGCACTTGTATCAGGTGCTATGCATGCCGCAACGCCTGTCCCCACTGCTATTGCCCCGAATGTTTTGTGGATTGCTCCAGGCCCCAGTGGGTGGGCAAGTCTCAAGATCCACAAGATGTTTTCACATTCCACCTGTTCAGGGCTTTTCATATGGCAGGCCGATGTACTGATTGCGGCTCATGTGAAAGAGCTTGTCCCATGGGTATCCCTGTGAGGCTTCTCACTCGCAAACTAGAAAAGGAGATAAAGGAGCGATGGGGATATGAAGCTGGGGTGAGCTTGGAAGGGGTGCCTCCACTGGCCACTTACCAGCCTGACGACCCCCAGGATTTCATCCTGTGACATGGAAGCTATAGGCGTGGCTTCAGGCATCAAGGGTAAGGAGACTGTGGCTAGTTCTATGAGAAAGCTGGCAATGGAAAGGGCAAAGTAGTAGATCTTGCAGGTTTGAGGTGGATTTCTCGAGGCTTGCTCCAAGAGGGGCGGAAAGAAAAGGCGAGGGTGGATGGTGATGGAAGCTAAGACTCTTGCAAAGAAGGACCTTCCCGGGTTTCTGGACGGCTTGAGGGGGAAGGGGATTGAAATATGGGGGCCCCAGAAAGTACAGGGAGCTGTGGAGTTGGGATTGCTGGGCCCCGGGGTGGAGCCGTATTTGAACCACAGCAATGTGAGGCTTTCGCCCAAGGCATTGGTCTTTCCCCAGTCGGAGAGGATGTTTGTTTTTACCACCGACCGCAACAGAGAGGATGCCTTCATCCTGAAAGAGGTGGAGGAAAAGGGGGAAAGCAGGCTGGTATTCGGCATCCGGCCTTGCGATGCCAGGGCCTTCTTGATCCTGGACAAGGTGTTCCTGGTTCAAGGGGCTGCACAGGATCCTTACTACAAGAAAAAGCGTGAGGGGATGGTGTTGGTGGGATTGGGCTGCAACAGGCCCTGTTCCACATGCTTTTGCCACTGGACAGGAGGGGGACCCTTTTCCAGAGAGGGCCTGGATATACTCATGACAGACCTGGGGGATGATTTGCTCCTGGAGGCTGTCTCTGAGAAAGGCAAAGATCTGCTGGCAGGTTGGGACCTAAAAAACGCTGAGTCAAGCTTCCTGGAGCAAGCCGGGAAAATGGCGCAAGAGGCCCTAGGTATTATGGGATCGCAAGTGGATCCCAGCCCTATTCGTAAGAAGCCTCTGCTGGAGAGCTTTGGTCAAGCTTATTGGGAAAGAGTGCATGAGCCATGTATCAAGTGTGGTACCTGCACATACTTGTGTCCTACTTGCAGCTGTTTCGACATACAGGACGAGGTGAGGGGACTATGCGGGCTCAGGGGAAGAAACTGGGATAGCTGTATGTTCCCGCTGACCACCCTTCACGCCTCAGGTCACAATCCAAG
Protein-coding regions in this window:
- a CDS encoding hydrogenase iron-sulfur subunit: MQQAMQQSDTWEPKILAFLCNWCSYAGADLAGVSRLQYPPNIRVIRIPCSGRMNPAFIVAALRNGVDGVLVSGCHPGDCHYLSGNYFARRKFTVFKSLLEYMGVEEGRVHFSWVSAAEGEKFSQVVREVTEKVKALGPARNYVREKIEVC
- a CDS encoding 4Fe-4S dicluster domain-containing protein; protein product: MEAKTLAKKDLPGFLDGLRGKGIEIWGPQKVQGAVELGLLGPGVEPYLNHSNVRLSPKALVFPQSERMFVFTTDRNREDAFILKEVEEKGESRLVFGIRPCDARAFLILDKVFLVQGAAQDPYYKKKREGMVLVGLGCNRPCSTCFCHWTGGGPFSREGLDILMTDLGDDLLLEAVSEKGKDLLAGWDLKNAESSFLEQAGKMAQEALGIMGSQVDPSPIRKKPLLESFGQAYWERVHEPCIKCGTCTYLCPTCSCFDIQDEVRGLCGLRGRNWDSCMFPLTTLHASGHNPRPTGKERFRQRFMHKLRYFQDDFGTVMCVGCGRCVQYCPVNIDIREIIREMSA
- a CDS encoding 4Fe-4S ferredoxin — encoded protein: MEKIAEQIRSEASRLLEKGEVELVVGFRKGSIPMVSRPWLARTPQEAKELHWDGFCNLNLANYLTKRKEKVAVVAKGCDSRSLVLHMQEHQITRDQVVILGVPCQGMLDRRKLQEAVGLDREILEVEEADGLVHLRGRDLQESLPRQEALQQCCSICEHRNPVLKDLVLAEELKEQKAERFRDILEMERKSAQERWEAFRQVLSTCIRCYACRNACPHCYCPECFVDCSRPQWVGKSQDPQDVFTFHLFRAFHMAGRCTDCGSCERACPMGIPVRLLTRKLEKEIKERWGYEAGVSLEGVPPLATYQPDDPQDFIL